The following are encoded together in the Streptomyces sp. NBC_00358 genome:
- the cydB gene encoding cytochrome d ubiquinol oxidase subunit II, translating to MELHNVWFVLIAVLWIGYFFLEGFDFGVGILTKLLARDRAEKRVLINTIGPVWDGNEVWLLTAGGATFAAFPEWYATLFSGFYLPLLIILVSLIVRGVAFEYRAKRPEEHWQRNWETAIFWTSLIPAFLWGVAFANIVRGVKIDRNFEYVGNFWDLLNPYAILGGLVTLTLFTFHGTVFVGLKTVGDIRERSRKLALQLGLATAVLALVFLVWTQIDNGDGASLAALIVAVVALVAALAAVNGGREGWAFMLSGLTIVAAVAMLFLSLFPDVMPSSLNADWSLTVTNASSSHYTLKIMTWCAAIATPIVLLYQSWTYWVFRKRIGTQHIAVDVSH from the coding sequence ATGGAACTTCACAACGTCTGGTTCGTACTCATCGCGGTCCTCTGGATCGGCTACTTCTTCCTGGAGGGCTTTGATTTCGGAGTCGGCATCCTCACCAAGCTGCTGGCCCGCGACCGCGCCGAGAAGCGGGTGCTGATCAACACGATCGGTCCCGTGTGGGACGGCAACGAGGTGTGGCTGCTCACCGCGGGCGGTGCGACCTTCGCGGCCTTCCCCGAGTGGTACGCGACGCTCTTCTCGGGCTTCTATCTGCCCCTGCTGATCATCCTGGTCAGTCTGATCGTGCGCGGGGTCGCCTTCGAGTACCGGGCGAAGCGGCCCGAGGAGCACTGGCAGCGCAACTGGGAGACGGCGATCTTCTGGACCTCGCTGATCCCGGCGTTCCTTTGGGGTGTGGCCTTCGCCAACATCGTGCGCGGAGTGAAGATCGACCGGAACTTCGAGTACGTGGGCAACTTCTGGGACCTGCTCAACCCCTACGCGATCCTCGGTGGTCTGGTCACTCTGACCCTGTTCACCTTCCACGGGACGGTGTTCGTCGGCCTCAAGACGGTCGGAGACATCCGGGAGCGATCACGGAAGCTGGCGCTGCAACTCGGCCTGGCGACGGCCGTGTTGGCACTGGTCTTCTTGGTCTGGACTCAGATCGACAACGGTGACGGCGCCTCGCTGGCCGCGCTGATCGTGGCCGTGGTCGCCCTTGTCGCGGCGCTGGCGGCGGTCAACGGAGGGCGTGAGGGATGGGCGTTCATGCTCTCGGGGCTCACCATCGTGGCCGCCGTCGCGATGCTCTTCCTGTCGCTCTTCCCGGACGTCATGCCGTCCTCGCTCAACGCGGACTGGAGCCTCACGGTCACCAATGCCTCGTCGAGCCACTACACCCTGAAGATCATGACCTGGTGTGCCGCGATCGCCACACCGATCGTCCTGCTCTACCAGAGCTGGACCTATTGGGTGTTCCGCAAGCGCATCGGCACGCAGCACATCGCCGTGGACGTGTCGCACTGA
- a CDS encoding metallophosphoesterase, which produces MTQGAGQGPEVVRTATLRDFRVPGYVHETGPYAQNTPQGEGAGPVGETARYTSGESSPYASGESPAEFPGEFSEGYTPTQRDLPVINRGDTLQVAVDPTGTPSPASGAGPGPLYVVGDVHGYLDQLVAALQEKGLVDAAGNWAAGTSRLWFLGDFTDRGPDGIGVIDLVMRLSAEAAAAGGYCKALMGNHELLLLGAKRFGDTPVSSGAGTATFQAAWLLNGGQKTDMDRLQDHHLQWMARLDAMEQVDGHLLVHSDTTAYLDYGDSIEAVNDTVRETLTRNDADECWDLFRKFTRRFAFRDDGAEAVRELLDVYGGTRIVHGHSPIPYLLGEGGPEDGEAGAGPVIEGPHVYADGLAIAMDGGVTMAGKLLVQQLPLDI; this is translated from the coding sequence ATGACTCAGGGGGCCGGTCAGGGACCCGAGGTGGTGCGGACGGCGACGTTGCGCGACTTCCGGGTACCCGGGTACGTCCACGAGACCGGTCCGTATGCGCAGAACACGCCTCAGGGCGAGGGCGCCGGACCCGTCGGGGAGACTGCGCGGTACACGTCGGGGGAATCCTCGCCCTACGCGTCCGGGGAGTCTCCCGCGGAGTTCCCGGGAGAGTTCTCCGAGGGGTACACACCCACACAGCGCGATCTGCCGGTCATCAACCGGGGTGACACCCTCCAGGTCGCCGTCGACCCCACCGGTACGCCGTCCCCGGCATCCGGCGCGGGCCCCGGCCCGCTGTACGTCGTCGGGGACGTACACGGCTACCTCGACCAGCTCGTCGCCGCGCTCCAGGAGAAGGGGCTGGTCGACGCCGCGGGCAACTGGGCGGCGGGAACCTCGCGCCTGTGGTTCCTCGGCGACTTCACGGACCGCGGCCCGGACGGCATCGGCGTGATCGACCTCGTGATGCGGCTGTCCGCCGAAGCCGCCGCGGCCGGGGGCTACTGCAAGGCGCTCATGGGCAATCACGAGCTGCTGCTGCTCGGCGCCAAACGGTTCGGCGACACCCCCGTCAGCTCCGGGGCGGGAACCGCCACCTTCCAGGCCGCCTGGCTGCTCAACGGCGGCCAGAAGACGGACATGGACCGCCTCCAGGACCATCACCTGCAGTGGATGGCCCGCCTCGACGCCATGGAACAGGTCGACGGCCACCTGCTGGTGCACTCCGACACCACCGCCTACCTCGACTACGGCGACTCCATCGAGGCGGTCAACGACACCGTCCGCGAAACGCTCACCCGCAACGACGCGGACGAATGCTGGGACCTCTTCCGCAAGTTCACCCGGCGCTTCGCCTTCCGCGACGACGGCGCCGAAGCGGTCCGCGAACTGCTCGACGTCTACGGCGGCACGCGCATCGTCCACGGTCACAGCCCCATTCCCTACCTGCTGGGCGAGGGCGGCCCGGAGGACGGCGAAGCCGGCGCGGGACCCGTGATCGAAGGTCCGCACGTCTACGCCGACGGACTGGCCATCGCGATGGACGGCGGAGTGACCATGGCCGGAAAGCTGCTGGTCCAACAACTGCCGCTGGATATCTGA
- the hisC gene encoding histidinol-phosphate transaminase, translating into MSETNPKLRAELAGIPTYKPGKPAAAGAVAYKLSSNENPYPPLPGVIERVTAATGSFNRYPDMACTGLMNELADRFGVPVSHLATGTGSVGVAQSLLQATSGPGDEVIYAWRSFEAYPIITQISGATSVQVPLTPGEVHDLDAMADAITDRTRLIFLCNPNNPTGTVVRRAELERFLDRVPSDVLVVLDEAYREFIRDVEVPDGVAIYRDRPNVCVLRTFSKAYGLAGLRVGFAIAHEPVAAALRKTAVPFGVSQLAQDAAVASLRAEDELLGRVGSLVSERTRVVDTLRGQGWTVPETQANFVWLRLGERTLDFAAHCEQAGVVVRPFAGEGVRVTIGETEANDIFLKATEGFRKEL; encoded by the coding sequence GTGAGCGAGACGAACCCCAAGCTGCGTGCGGAGCTGGCGGGTATCCCCACCTACAAGCCCGGCAAGCCCGCCGCGGCCGGTGCCGTGGCGTACAAGCTGTCCTCCAACGAGAACCCGTATCCGCCGCTGCCCGGTGTGATCGAGAGAGTCACCGCGGCCACGGGGTCGTTCAACCGCTACCCGGACATGGCGTGCACCGGGCTGATGAACGAGCTGGCGGACCGGTTCGGCGTCCCGGTCTCCCATCTGGCGACCGGCACCGGCTCGGTCGGGGTCGCGCAGTCGCTTCTGCAGGCCACGAGCGGCCCCGGTGACGAGGTCATCTACGCCTGGCGGTCCTTCGAGGCGTACCCGATCATCACGCAGATCAGCGGAGCGACCTCGGTGCAGGTGCCGCTGACCCCGGGCGAGGTGCACGACCTGGACGCGATGGCCGACGCCATCACCGACCGGACCCGGCTGATCTTCCTCTGCAACCCGAACAACCCGACCGGCACCGTGGTGCGCCGGGCCGAGCTGGAGCGGTTCCTGGACCGGGTGCCGAGCGATGTGCTGGTCGTCCTGGACGAGGCCTACCGCGAGTTCATCCGGGACGTCGAGGTGCCGGACGGTGTGGCGATCTACCGTGACCGGCCCAACGTGTGTGTGCTGCGCACCTTCTCCAAGGCGTACGGGCTGGCCGGCCTCCGGGTCGGCTTCGCGATCGCTCATGAGCCGGTGGCGGCGGCGCTGCGCAAGACGGCGGTGCCGTTCGGCGTGAGCCAGCTGGCCCAGGACGCCGCCGTGGCGAGCCTGCGTGCCGAGGACGAACTGCTGGGCCGGGTCGGCTCCCTGGTCTCCGAGCGCACCCGGGTGGTCGACACCCTGCGCGGCCAGGGCTGGACGGTGCCCGAGACGCAGGCCAACTTCGTGTGGCTGCGGCTGGGGGAGCGCACCCTCGACTTCGCCGCCCACTGCGAGCAGGCCGGTGTCGTCGTGCGTCCGTTCGCCGGTGAAGGCGTCCGCGTCACCATCGGTGAGACCGAGGCGAACGACATCTTCCTGAAGGCGACCGAGGGTTTCCGCAAGGAGCTGTGA
- a CDS encoding cytochrome ubiquinol oxidase subunit I — protein sequence MELALAPETLARWQFGIITVYHFFFVPLTISLAALVAGLQTAWVRTENQKYLRATKFWGKLFLINIAMGVVTGIVQEFQFGMNWSAYSRFVGDIFGAPLAFEALIAFFFESTFIGLWIFGWDRLPKKLHLACMWMVSIGTVLSAYFILAANSWMQHPVGYRINKAKGRAELTDFWHVLTQNTALAQAFHTLTAAFLTGGAFMVGIAAIHLARKRHIAVMKTSLRLGLITVVIAGLLTAISGDTLGKVMFKQQPMKMAAAEALWDGQESAPFSIFAYGDVSKGHNSVELSIPGILSFLANDDFNSYVPGINDTNKAEQAKYGPGDYRPIIPVTFWAFRWMIGFGMASFVIGVIGLWLTRKKFLLPQHLRVGEDEAPHLVLFKNKALGPTLSKWGWRIAIWTLAFPLIANSWGWIFTEMGRQPWVVYGVLQTRFGVSPTVSQGEVITSMTVYTAIYAILAVIEVKLLAKYVKAGPPELTESDLNPPTRIGGDSSDADKPMAFSY from the coding sequence GTGGAATTGGCTTTGGCGCCGGAGACTCTGGCGCGATGGCAGTTCGGCATTATCACCGTCTACCACTTCTTCTTCGTCCCTCTGACGATCTCGCTCGCCGCGCTCGTCGCCGGCCTGCAGACGGCCTGGGTACGTACGGAGAACCAGAAGTACCTCAGGGCCACCAAGTTCTGGGGCAAGCTCTTCCTGATCAACATCGCGATGGGCGTCGTCACCGGCATCGTCCAGGAATTCCAGTTTGGCATGAACTGGTCCGCCTACTCACGCTTCGTCGGCGACATCTTCGGTGCGCCGCTCGCCTTCGAGGCCCTGATCGCCTTCTTCTTCGAGTCCACCTTCATCGGGCTGTGGATCTTCGGCTGGGACAGGCTCCCGAAGAAGCTCCACCTCGCCTGCATGTGGATGGTCTCCATCGGCACGGTCCTGTCGGCGTACTTCATCCTCGCGGCCAACTCGTGGATGCAGCACCCCGTCGGCTACCGGATCAACAAGGCGAAGGGGCGCGCGGAACTCACCGACTTCTGGCATGTGCTGACGCAGAACACCGCGCTCGCCCAGGCGTTCCACACCCTCACGGCGGCCTTCCTGACCGGCGGCGCCTTCATGGTGGGCATCGCCGCCATCCATCTGGCCCGCAAGAGGCACATCGCCGTCATGAAGACCTCGCTGCGGCTCGGTCTCATCACCGTCGTCATCGCCGGTCTGCTCACCGCGATCAGCGGTGACACCCTCGGCAAGGTCATGTTCAAGCAGCAGCCGATGAAGATGGCCGCGGCCGAGGCGCTGTGGGACGGACAGGAGTCCGCACCCTTCTCGATCTTCGCGTACGGAGACGTCAGCAAGGGCCACAACAGCGTCGAGCTGTCCATCCCGGGGATACTGTCGTTCCTCGCGAACGACGACTTCAACTCGTACGTCCCCGGCATCAACGACACGAACAAGGCCGAACAGGCCAAGTACGGGCCCGGCGACTACCGCCCCATCATCCCGGTCACCTTCTGGGCGTTCCGCTGGATGATCGGCTTCGGCATGGCGTCCTTCGTGATCGGTGTGATCGGACTCTGGCTGACCCGCAAGAAGTTCCTGCTGCCGCAGCACCTCCGGGTCGGCGAGGACGAGGCGCCGCATCTGGTCCTGTTCAAGAACAAGGCACTGGGTCCGACGCTCTCCAAGTGGGGCTGGCGCATCGCCATCTGGACCCTGGCGTTCCCGCTCATCGCCAACTCCTGGGGCTGGATCTTCACCGAGATGGGCCGTCAGCCGTGGGTCGTCTACGGGGTCCTGCAAACCCGGTTCGGAGTCTCCCCCACCGTTTCGCAGGGAGAGGTCATCACATCGATGACCGTCTACACGGCGATCTACGCGATCCTCGCCGTCATCGAGGTCAAGCTGCTCGCGAAGTACGTCAAGGCAGGGCCCCCCGAGCTCACCGAGTCCGACCTCAACCCGCCCACCAGGATCGGCGGCGACTCCAGTGACGCCGACAAGCCGATGGCCTTCTCCTACTAG
- the cydD gene encoding thiol reductant ABC exporter subunit CydD has protein sequence MKPIDPRLLRYARATRFFLGAVVGLGAVGAALVIAQAMLIAEVVVGAFQHGSSVAELRTPLLLLAAVATGRAAVAWLTELAAHRASAAVKSELRGRLLERAASLGPGWLSGQRTGSLVALATRGVDALDDYFARYLPQLGLAVVVPVAVLARIVTEDWVSAAIIVGTLPLIPLFMVLIGWATRSQMDRQWRMLSRLSGHFLDVVAGLPTLKVFGRAKAQAEAIRKITGEYRQAIMRTLRIAFLSSFALELLATISVALVAVTIGMRLVRGEMDLYVGLVILVLAPEAYLPLRQVGAQYHAAAEGLAAAEEIFEVLETPAPRPGSLRLPAGEIAFDGVTVRYPGRSADAVSDVSLTVEPGETVALVGPSGVGKSTLLNVLLGFVEPTAGRIRVGGVDLAEADLADWRSRIAWVPQRPHLYAGSIAENVRLARPDADDAALRTALVDAGAAGFVDALPDGADTVLGEDGAGLSAGQRQRLALARAFLADRPVLLLDEPTASLDGATEAEVVAAVRRLAVGRTVLLVVHRPALLEVADRVVRLESAAPGDTCPALVIPGGPQDAAEPDRTRAVRGTEREGASSADREVLAPIRRSPAGVLARVRSMAAPRRRPLVLALLLGSLALGSAVGLMATSGWLISRASQQPPVFYLMVAVTATRTFGIGRAVFRYAERLVSHDAVLRMLADTRVAVYRRLERLAPAGLRTTRRGDLLARLVADVDALQDYWLRWLLPVGAAVLVAAGSVGFTAWLLPEAGAVLAVGLLAAGAGVPLVTGAVARRAERRLAPARGVLAIRVADLLTGTAELTVAGALPARTAQTRRADAVLTRIASRAATATALGDGLTALVSGLTVAAAALVGAQAVAAGRLDGVLMAVVVLTPLAAFEAVMGLPLAVQYRQRVTKSAERVYEVLDAPDPVREPERPQPAPLSPFPLRVEGLRARHTGQDRDALAGLDLTLDEHRRIAVVGLSGAGKTTLAQVLLRFLDAEDGTYTLGGADAYGMDGDAVRRMVGLCAQDAHLFDSTVRENLLLARKDATEAALRDALGRARLLDWVDGLPDGLDTLIGEHGARLSGGQRQRLALARALLADFPVLVLDEPAEHLDLPTADALTADLLAATEGRTTLLITHRLAGLDAVDEVIVLAEGRAVQRGTFAELSAVQGTLREMVERETAGDLLAGAVAP, from the coding sequence GTGAAACCGATCGATCCGCGTCTGCTCCGGTACGCCCGAGCCACCCGTTTCTTCCTTGGAGCGGTCGTGGGGCTGGGTGCCGTAGGGGCGGCGCTGGTCATCGCCCAAGCGATGCTTATCGCCGAGGTGGTGGTAGGAGCCTTCCAGCACGGATCGTCCGTCGCCGAACTCCGCACCCCCTTGTTGCTGTTGGCGGCCGTCGCGACCGGGCGTGCCGCAGTTGCCTGGCTCACCGAACTCGCCGCGCACCGGGCGAGTGCCGCGGTCAAGTCGGAGTTGAGGGGACGGCTGCTGGAGCGGGCCGCATCCCTCGGGCCCGGATGGCTCAGCGGGCAGCGGACCGGCTCACTGGTCGCCCTAGCGACACGGGGAGTCGACGCGCTCGACGACTATTTCGCCCGCTACCTCCCGCAGTTGGGGCTGGCGGTGGTGGTCCCGGTGGCTGTACTGGCGCGGATCGTCACCGAGGACTGGGTGTCGGCGGCGATCATCGTCGGCACCTTGCCGCTGATCCCCTTGTTCATGGTGCTGATCGGCTGGGCCACCCGCAGTCAGATGGACCGCCAATGGCGGATGCTGTCCCGGCTGTCCGGACACTTCCTGGACGTCGTCGCGGGACTGCCCACGCTCAAGGTGTTCGGCCGGGCCAAGGCGCAGGCCGAGGCGATCCGGAAGATCACCGGCGAGTACCGGCAGGCGATCATGCGGACGCTCCGGATCGCCTTCCTGTCGTCCTTCGCCCTGGAACTGCTCGCCACCATCTCGGTCGCGCTGGTCGCGGTGACCATCGGAATGCGGCTCGTCCGCGGCGAGATGGACCTGTACGTGGGGCTCGTGATCCTCGTCCTGGCACCCGAGGCCTATCTGCCGCTGCGGCAGGTGGGAGCCCAGTACCACGCCGCCGCCGAGGGACTCGCGGCCGCCGAAGAGATCTTCGAGGTGCTGGAGACCCCGGCGCCGAGGCCCGGTTCGCTGCGTCTGCCCGCCGGGGAGATCGCCTTCGACGGGGTGACCGTGCGGTACCCGGGGCGCTCCGCGGACGCGGTCTCGGACGTCTCCCTGACGGTCGAACCCGGTGAGACGGTCGCCCTGGTCGGACCCAGCGGCGTGGGAAAGTCGACGCTGCTGAACGTCCTGCTCGGGTTCGTCGAGCCCACCGCGGGCCGCATCCGGGTCGGGGGAGTCGATCTCGCCGAGGCCGACCTCGCGGATTGGCGCTCACGGATCGCCTGGGTGCCGCAACGGCCTCACCTGTACGCCGGCTCCATCGCCGAGAACGTACGGCTGGCACGACCCGACGCGGACGACGCGGCACTGCGCACGGCTCTCGTCGACGCCGGTGCGGCCGGGTTCGTCGACGCGCTGCCCGACGGGGCCGACACGGTCCTCGGGGAGGACGGCGCCGGACTGTCGGCCGGTCAGCGTCAACGCCTCGCGCTCGCCCGCGCGTTCCTCGCGGACCGCCCCGTGCTGCTCCTCGACGAACCGACGGCCTCGCTCGACGGGGCGACGGAGGCCGAGGTCGTCGCGGCGGTGCGGCGGCTCGCCGTGGGGCGGACCGTGCTGCTCGTCGTGCACCGGCCGGCCTTGCTGGAGGTGGCGGACCGGGTGGTGCGTCTGGAATCGGCAGCGCCCGGCGACACGTGTCCGGCGCTCGTGATCCCCGGTGGGCCCCAGGACGCAGCGGAGCCGGACCGCACACGAGCGGTCCGGGGAACCGAGCGGGAAGGCGCTTCCTCGGCGGACCGCGAAGTGCTCGCCCCCATCCGTCGGAGCCCGGCCGGCGTCCTCGCCCGCGTCCGGTCGATGGCGGCGCCACGTCGTCGACCGCTCGTGCTCGCCCTGCTTCTCGGAAGCCTCGCGCTCGGGAGCGCCGTAGGCCTGATGGCGACCTCCGGGTGGCTCATCTCCCGGGCCTCCCAGCAGCCGCCGGTGTTCTATCTGATGGTGGCCGTGACGGCCACCAGGACGTTCGGAATCGGGCGGGCGGTGTTCCGGTACGCGGAACGGCTCGTGTCGCACGACGCCGTGCTGCGGATGCTGGCCGATACACGGGTCGCCGTCTACCGGCGGCTGGAGCGGCTCGCGCCCGCCGGGCTGCGGACCACACGGCGCGGTGATCTGCTGGCGCGACTCGTCGCCGACGTGGACGCCCTGCAGGACTACTGGCTGCGATGGCTGCTGCCGGTGGGAGCCGCGGTCCTGGTGGCCGCCGGCTCCGTCGGATTCACTGCCTGGCTGCTGCCCGAAGCCGGTGCCGTTCTCGCCGTCGGTCTGCTGGCGGCCGGTGCCGGTGTGCCCCTGGTGACCGGTGCCGTGGCGCGCCGAGCCGAGCGACGGCTGGCTCCCGCCCGCGGCGTGCTGGCTATCCGGGTGGCCGATCTGCTCACGGGGACCGCCGAGCTGACCGTCGCGGGCGCACTGCCTGCCCGTACGGCACAGACACGGCGGGCCGACGCCGTCCTCACCCGCATCGCCTCGCGGGCCGCCACCGCGACCGCGCTCGGTGACGGGCTCACGGCACTCGTGTCCGGGCTCACCGTCGCGGCCGCCGCTCTGGTGGGCGCCCAGGCGGTCGCCGCCGGGCGTCTGGACGGGGTGCTGATGGCCGTCGTCGTTCTCACCCCGCTCGCCGCCTTCGAGGCCGTCATGGGACTGCCGCTCGCCGTCCAGTACCGGCAGCGGGTGACCAAGAGCGCGGAGCGGGTGTACGAGGTGCTGGACGCCCCAGATCCCGTACGCGAACCCGAACGGCCGCAGCCGGCGCCCTTGTCGCCGTTTCCGCTCCGCGTGGAGGGACTCAGGGCCCGGCACACGGGACAGGACCGGGACGCGCTGGCAGGCCTCGACCTGACACTCGACGAACACCGCAGGATCGCCGTGGTCGGCCTGTCCGGAGCCGGCAAGACGACACTCGCGCAGGTGCTGCTGCGCTTCCTGGACGCCGAAGACGGGACGTACACACTGGGAGGGGCGGACGCGTACGGGATGGACGGGGACGCCGTGCGCCGGATGGTCGGGCTGTGCGCCCAGGACGCGCATCTCTTCGACAGCACCGTGCGCGAGAACCTGCTGCTCGCCCGCAAGGACGCGACCGAGGCCGCCCTGCGCGACGCACTCGGGCGGGCCCGGCTCCTCGACTGGGTGGACGGGCTGCCCGACGGGCTCGACACCCTGATCGGCGAACACGGGGCCCGGTTGTCCGGCGGCCAGCGCCAGCGACTCGCGCTGGCCCGTGCGCTGCTCGCCGACTTCCCCGTACTCGTTCTCGACGAGCCGGCCGAACACCTCGACCTCCCGACCGCCGACGCGCTCACCGCGGATCTGCTGGCGGCGACCGAGGGCCGTACCACCCTGCTGATCACACACCGGCTGGCCGGGCTCGACGCGGTCGACGAGGTGATCGTGCTCGCGGAAGGGCGCGCGGTCCAGCGCGGGACGTTCGCGGAGCTGTCCGCGGTCCAGGGAACGCTGCGGGAGATGGTGGAACGGGAGACCGCCGGGGATCTGCTGGCGGGTGCCGTGGCGCCCTGA
- a CDS encoding LacI family DNA-binding transcriptional regulator, with amino-acid sequence MTAAGKHQVSRAETSRRGGRPGRAGIRDVAAAAGVSITTVSDALNGKGRLPDATRRHVREVADRLGYRPSAAARTLRTGKSGLIGLTVTTYGDEPFTFTEFAYFAEMARAATSAALARGYALVILPATSRHDVWSNVALDGTVVIDPSDQDPVVSELVRQGLPVVSDGRPAGSLPVTAWVDNDHEAAVLGILDHLAAAGARRIGLLTGTTTDTYTHLSTTAYLRWCERVGQDPVYEAYPAHDPCAGAVAADRLLARPDRPDAVYGLFDPNGTDLLAAARRYGLRVPEDLLLVCCSESTVYASTEPPVTTLSLKPRRIGTAVVQLLIDAIEGVESDQPVEQVIPTELIVRTSSERRPPRTTVSPPRSPEQG; translated from the coding sequence ATGACAGCAGCAGGGAAGCACCAGGTGAGCCGGGCGGAGACCTCCCGCCGAGGCGGTCGGCCGGGCCGGGCGGGCATCAGAGACGTGGCCGCGGCAGCAGGGGTCTCCATCACAACCGTGTCCGACGCCCTCAACGGCAAGGGTCGGCTCCCGGACGCCACCCGACGCCATGTCCGCGAAGTCGCCGACCGGCTGGGCTATCGCCCGTCGGCCGCGGCCCGAACCCTCCGTACCGGCAAGTCGGGCCTGATCGGCCTGACCGTCACGACCTACGGGGATGAACCTTTCACCTTCACCGAGTTCGCGTACTTCGCCGAGATGGCCAGAGCCGCCACCTCGGCCGCACTCGCCAGGGGATACGCCCTGGTCATCCTGCCCGCGACCTCCCGCCACGACGTCTGGTCGAACGTCGCCCTGGACGGAACCGTGGTCATCGACCCGTCCGACCAGGATCCCGTCGTCAGCGAACTGGTCCGCCAGGGGCTGCCGGTCGTCTCCGACGGCCGCCCCGCGGGATCGCTCCCGGTCACCGCCTGGGTGGACAACGACCACGAGGCCGCGGTCCTCGGCATCCTCGACCACCTGGCCGCCGCCGGCGCCCGCCGCATCGGCCTCCTCACCGGCACCACCACGGACACGTACACCCACCTCTCCACCACCGCCTATCTGCGCTGGTGCGAGCGCGTGGGCCAGGATCCGGTCTACGAGGCCTATCCGGCGCACGATCCGTGCGCCGGAGCCGTCGCGGCCGACCGCCTCCTCGCGAGGCCCGACCGCCCCGACGCGGTCTACGGGCTCTTCGACCCGAACGGCACCGACCTGCTCGCCGCGGCCCGCCGCTACGGTCTGCGGGTACCCGAGGACCTGCTCCTCGTCTGCTGCAGCGAGTCGACGGTCTACGCCAGCACCGAGCCTCCCGTCACGACCCTGTCCCTCAAACCGCGCAGAATCGGCACAGCCGTCGTCCAGTTGCTGATCGACGCCATCGAGGGGGTCGAATCGGACCAACCGGTCGAGCAGGTGATACCGACGGAACTGATCGTGCGGACCTCGTCGGAGCGCCGTCCGCCCCGCACGACCGTCAGTCCGCCCCGATCACCCGAGCAGGGTTGA